From the genome of Solanum pennellii chromosome 6, SPENNV200:
TGCactgaaatattttattttactattttagcATCTAAAATCCACTGGGCAATCAACCATCGATCAAGCGGTTACGATATGAAAtctgaaaaagaagaagaaatttattttatatatatctcaatttatatggtactttttattttttgagagtcaaataaCTTTAGTTAGTCAGAAAATTTcgtgtgaatttttttaatttattttaaaatgaaattcatatatttgtgaactatataaaattttctatgATTCACCATAATTGACAGTTCAAAATAtaggcaactttcacatatagcaaacaaaaaattcatatttgtatgttatagcaaagtttgcataattgcgctccataacaaacataaaactgtataattcgctatacatatacaattgaataaTTCGCTGGccaaaattgtataattcgctggcctaaattgtataatttgctggcctatttcgctgcaattgtataattcgctatcatTTCACTgcgattgtataatgcacaattgtataattcgctgcctatttcgctgcaatatttttataaaatttactttgcatacagttgaatcgaattaaaatgtatatatattgcataattataagtgaatagcaagaagatatatgtttttctctcgctttatacaaaaacagaaacacaatatatacacttctgttgtataaagctagagaaaattgtatttcactgcaattatataattcgcaattgtataattcgttggcctttttctctgcaatagtTGAAgtaaaaatgtttgtaaattgtataattaagtgtataacacgaagatatatatttttgcatgttgtatatacaattttctctcgctttatacaaaacagaaacagaattatacacttctgtgtataaagcgagagaggcgagcgagaatggagagtggcgagcgagatttctgggagagagacgctggcaaattttagctaacgtttgctatggagcacaattaaatcaaaccctaactATTCCAtttttttaggttattagtttgctattatatacaattttaactttcacatatttgtatgctatagcaaagtttgcataattgcgctccatagcaaacataaaactgtataattcgctatacatatacaattgtataattcgctggcctaaattgtataattcgctggcctatttcgctgcaattgtataattcgctatcctatttcactgcgattgtataatgcacaattgtataattcgctgcctatttcgctgcaatatttttataaaatttactttgcatacagttgaatcgaattaaaatgtatatatattgcataattataagtgaatagcaagaagatatatgtttttctctcgctttatacaaaaacagaaacacaatatatacacttctgttgtataaagctagagaaaattgtatttcactgcaattatataattcgcaattgtataattcgttggcctttttctctgcaatagtTGAAgtaaaaatgtttgtaaattgtataattaagtgtataacacgaagatatatatttttgcatgttgtatatacaattttctctcgctttatacaaaacagaaacagaattatacacttctgtgtataaagcgagagaggcgagcgagaatggagagtggcgagcgagatttctgggagagagacgctggcaaattttagctaacgtttgctatggagcacaattaaatcaaaccctaactattccattttttttaggttattagtttgctattatatacaattatcccttaaaataattacaaaatatataaaaaaaaacttactatcaaacacaaatttatttaaatttcaaaattcggAAAGTGCCGGATAAATTGGGAGAGAGAAGACCCAAATTAGTCCCTCATCTTTGGGTTAAAACTCAAAGTCATCCTTGAATTTTCACATGGAATACTAATAGTCACTCATGTTTACAATATTGGTGCATTTTTTATCTTCCCCCAaaatttttgcatatttttttacattaattttattcataattttatgtaAGGAATGTCCCATcgtcttttaatatatttcgtAGAAATGATAATTCTATGTGAAAGAAGGTGAGAAGAAGAACACCTTGTTCTGTTTAGTATAAATATTACTACAGCTACACTAAGAACATTCTAACATATGACattgcaagaaaaaaaaaatttgtactGTTTTATGTGAAATTATCGTGATGAATCTCTTGTATTTACTTGCAATacgatttttattaaataaaataaggtgTTTTTCTTCGCACAATCTCtcacataaaattattatttctactaaatatataaaataacgaTTAAACATtccatacataaattatatgaataaatttatattaaaaaatagacaaaattttaaaagtgaccaaatatacacaaatatgaaaaattataaatgctccacgtcaaaatttaaaaatgactttgaatcttaaattaaaaatagaaaaactatTTTGGCCTTTTCTCTAAATTGGGACGAAGGAAGTAGAAAGGATAGAAAGATATATTGACCATGGACTGAAAAAACAGAATGAAGGAACTCAAAAAGAAGACTTGGTAAAGTTGACTCGGTTGCTTCTTCGTCCCCTCCCTGCTCTTCACTCTACTCTCAAAAATCAATGCTACTATAAATAACTGCAAAACATTCACAACTCCAATATATTTCTTACTATTCCCTTCAATATTTTCCTCTATTTGAAGTGTTGATCTGCTACTTACTTTGCATACACTTAATTCAGATCTCGAGATGATGGTTAGTTTTCAAGTGTTCATTTGTAAATCACTGGCTTAATGAAATGTTTGATTTTAAACAAGTAAAGTTTGCTGAACACGAGTAATTTTTCTTCTGATTTGTTTACAGAAAGTAGTGCTGAAGTTGGAGTATGTGGATGAAAAAATCAAGCAAAAGGTGATGAAAAAAGTTTCTGTTGTGGAAGGTACGttttattcttcaaaattatgTCAGAATTCCAGATCTTGCAATACGAATGAagtgatttattttttgttgtttctgATGATGTTGCAGGGGTAGACTCAATGTCGATAGATACAAAGGACAAGAAATTGACAGTAATCGGAAATGTAGATCCAGTTGTATTAGTTTCAAAATTGAAGAAACTGTGTCACACTGAGATAGTATTGGTTGGACCAGCAAAAGAGCCGGAGAAGAAGAAAGATAATGAGCCGAAGAAAACACAAGACAAAAAGAAAGCGGCGATAAAGGCATATCCAGCTCCAGTTCTCTATCAATATCAACCTTATCCACAGTACCCAACCCCTGTTCCTGCTTATCAGCACTATTACAGTGTGGAAGAAGAGGATTCTAACTCTTGTGTGATCTGCTAACTTTCACATTTGTGATGAGTTAGTGGACTAGTTCATACAAGCCTCTCCTTGTGAGATTTGTTGTACTATATTTGGTTGAAGAATTGAAAGTTAAAGAGGATAGTAAGCATTTGAAGCTGAAAAAGAATAAGAGTTAGATTTCATATATCGTGTCAAAACGCCTACAAATTGTGTTTCGATTGAATTTCACCTACAAAAATAGGACTGAAAGACTAAAATACACACCcaattgattaaaataaaaaaatacacacCCAAttgattttttccttataaCCTACATAATTTATACAATCCGAATTAATATACCCGTCAAAGACATGTTTAATGAATACAACTTCTAGTTACTTTGGTATGAATATACAAATCAAGTccaatattttattcaattaaagtCTTAAGTCTCagtgaagattttttttttttttacattctttaatttaatacaaatttctttcttaaacATTGTTTCTATTAATCATATcgttataaatatttgatataagAATTGTGGTTGTAATTAGTTTTAAGGATATAAATGAGCCAAAAAGGTGTACAAGTATTTGGATGGAGAGTATTTTTAGGTTTTTCCTGATAGTTTAGGagtattttaaaactatttttcgGGAATGAAACTATTAATTCTTGTCAAGTTTATGGGCGTTTTCAATACTTATGTCACCTTTTTATTAAGAGTCATACGCTCCCAAGAGAGTCTAAGACAACTTGCTATGTCATGTGAtagattcaaaaaatatttgaattttattgatcaagtaaaaaagtagttttaaagctatcaataatttgaaaatgtaactagTAATTCACGtcaagtttaaaaatatttttaataatttttttctttgtctaATAAGCATGTCAAAGAGGAATGTGAAATATAGATTCTTGATTCATATACTAACTACTTTCTGCAGAACCTTTTACCTTGCTTTTTTAATGATCAAACTCACAATTTTAAGATTAAAAGTGAAAAGTATCGTCTGGTCAACTTTCTCTTGTCAGATGGATCACACAATTAATGTAGCATTACACCAAAAGACACAATTGCATGTTAAAAAAACATGTGTTCATTAAATAAAGTCACTTCCAGGAAGTTGCTTGAGACATCGAAAAACACAAATATTTGTAGGGTGAGCATCAGTCTACAATTGAGCATCGATCGGCCTATGaagagtgattcctaagcattCCATATTCAACTCATAATGACAACAAACATGTTAGTAATATCAAATTCTATGTCATTTATTCCTGCCAAACTTGCTTATGGTTCAGTGTGGCATATACTGCTGCTAGCTAGCTAGTGGAGTATCGTTCCGCTATTATTATCGTCTGACTTTTAACTTGACTTCAACAGtcaattatgatttttaacttTGAATGAGTGTgtctatttttcaattttgtacaaatttaaatatctacttatatacaaaattagaGAGCATAGATGtcaattaaaaacaaataaagaacATGCCTTGATGTATTATGTCATTTAATAATAACGCAGAATATACATAGTTTCACTAGCAaagcataaaaagaaaaaaaaaagaaaaaactattcatataattttttattaaagtttAAACTGTTTTTAgtggaaaaattatattaaaatatgctTGAATAAGTTCAGGTTCATTGTTTTTTTGATAACCAAATTGATATTCTAGGAATTAGGATAATTAGTGATCTAaatttttgttagaaaaattagtttgatgattttcttacaattatattatgaattcgATAATCTTTAATCTGTGtaacgtatatatatatagggagaGAGGGAGACATGTTTCATAAGAAGATACCAAATCGAAGTTTAAAAAGAGATTAAGAATTTTAATGATAATGCATCTGACTTAAATAAGATTATTGTGTGATTGGTATCTAAGGATCTCTCTGAACACCATGTGGACTCATATGACACTATTAATTTCCTATAGTTTAATTAAGGAAGAGACCTAAGTGGATATCAAAGTGACCACAATTGCAGGAAGAaacttgataaaataattaataatccGTTTGGATAGGTTTAACAgctgtaattattttatttttttggattgtTTTGTAAAATTTAGATTTTAGAGTAACTTTTAGGCCAAAACAAAAAGTTAGGATGCTCAATTTATTGCTTTTGTTTAACAATTGTTTTACTTTGGATTAATATGATAATTCCTTTTATTCTATCTGTTCAATAATAATTGTCAATTATTGATTTGAAACAAAggtaaagaaatcataaataatagGAGAAATTTTACACTTATTAAATATAAgtcatctaaatattaaaacaaatagtaataatatttaattacaatgGCAAAATA
Proteins encoded in this window:
- the LOC107022558 gene encoding heavy metal-associated isoprenylated plant protein 12-like gives rise to the protein MMKVVLKLEYVDEKIKQKVMKKVSVVEGVDSMSIDTKDKKLTVIGNVDPVVLVSKLKKLCHTEIVLVGPAKEPEKKKDNEPKKTQDKKKAAIKAYPAPVLYQYQPYPQYPTPVPAYQHYYSVEEEDSNSCVIC